From the genome of Homo sapiens chromosome 6 genomic scaffold, GRCh38.p14 alternate locus group ALT_REF_LOCI_4 HSCHR6_MHC_MANN_CTG1, one region includes:
- the GABBR1 gene encoding gamma-aminobutyric acid type B receptor subunit 1 isoform X6, which yields MPGAWMLLLLLLAPLFLRPPGAGGVQTPNATSEGCQIIHPPWEGGIRYRGLTRDQVKAINFLPVDYEIEYVCRGEREVVGPKVRKCLANGSWTDMDTPSRCVRICSKSYLTLENGKVFLTGGDLPALDGARVDFRCDPDFHLVGSSRSICSQGQWSTPKPHCQVNRTPHSERRAVYIGALFPMSGGWPGGQACQPAVEMALEDVNSRRDILPDYELKLIHHDSKCDPGQATKYLYELLYNDPIKIILMPGCSSVSTLVAEAARMWNLIVLSYGSSSPALSNRQRFPTFFRTHPSATLHNPTRVKLFEKWGWKKIATIQQTTEVFTSTLDDLEERVKEAGIEITFRQSFFSDPAVPVKNLKRQDARIIVGLFYETEARKVFCEVYKERLFGKKYVWFLIGWYADNWFKIYDPSINCTVDEMTEAVEGHITTEIVMLNPANTRSISNMTSQEFVEKLTKRLKRHPEETGGFQEAPLAYDAIWALALALNKTSGGGGRSGVRLEDFNYNNQTITDQIYRAMNSSSFEGVSGHVVFDASGSRMAWTLIEQLQGGSYKKIGYYDSTKDDLSWSKTDKWIGGSPPADQTLVIKTFRFLSQKLFISVSVLSSLGIVLAVVCLSFNIYNSHVRYIQNSQPNLNNLTAVGCSLALAAVFPLGLDGYHIGRNQFPFVCQLSLTLVPVLSF from the exons ATGCCGGGAGCGTGG atgttgctgctgctgctactggcGCCACTCTTCCTCCGCCCCCCGGGCGCGGGCGGGGTGCAGACCCCCAACGCCACCTCAGAAG GTTGCCAGATCATACACCCGCCCTGGGAAGGGGGCATCAGGTACCGGGGCCTGACTCGGGACCAGGTGAAGGCTATCAACTTCCTGCCAGTGGACTATGAGATTGAGTATGTGTGCCGGGGGGAGCGCGAGGTGGTGGGGCCCAAGGTCCGCAAGTGCCTGGCCAACGGCTCCTGGACAGATATGGACACACCCAGCCGCTGTG TCCGAATCTGCTCCAAGTCTTATTTGACCCTGGAAAATGGGAAGGTTTTCCTGACGGGTGGGGACCTCCCAGCTCTGGACGGAGCCCGGGTGGATTTCCGGTGTGACCCCGACTTCCATCTGGTGGGCAGCTCCCGGAGCATCTGTAGTCAGGGCCAGTGGAGCACCCCCAAGCCCCACTGCCAGG TGAATCGAACGCCACACTCAG AACGGCGCGCAGTGTACATCGGGGCACTGTTTCCCATGAGCGGGGGCTGGCCAGGGGGCCAGGCCTGCCAGCCCGCGGTGGAGATGGCGCTGGAGGACGTGAATAGCCGCAGGGACATCCTGCCGGACTATGAGCTCAAGCTCATCCACCACGACAGCAAG TGTGATCCAGGCCAAGCCACCAAGTACCTATATGAGCTGCTCTACAACGACCCTATCAAGATCATCCTTATGCCTGGCTGCAGCTCTGTCTCCACGCTGGTGGCTGAGGCTGCTAGGATGTGGAACCTCATTGTG CTTTCCTATGGCTCCAGCTCACCAGCCCTGTCAAACCGGCAGCGTTTCCCCACTTTCTTCCGAACGCACCCATCAGCCACACTCCACAACCCTACCCGCGTGAAACTCTTTGAAAAGTGGGGCTGGAAGAAGATTGCTACCATCCAGCAGACCACTGAGGTCTTCACTTCG ACTCTGGACGACCTGGAGGAACGAGTGAAGGAGGCTGGAATTGAGATTACTTTCCGCCAGAGTTTCTTCTCAGATCCAGCTGTGCCCGTCAAAAACCTGAAG CGCCAGGATGCCCGAATCATCGTGGGACTTTTCTATGAGACTGAAGCCCGGAAAGTTTTTTGTGAG GTGTACAAGGAGCGTCTCTTTGGGAAGAAGTACGTCTGGTTCCTCATTGGGTGGTATGCTGACAATTGGTTCAAGATCTACGACCCTTCTATCAACTGCACAGTGGATGAGATGACTGAGGCGGTGGAGGGCCACATCACAACTGAGATTGTCATGCTGAATCCTGCCAATACCCGCAGCATTTCCAACATG ACATCCCAGGAATTTGTGGAGAAACTAACCAAGCGACTGAAAAGACACCCTGAGGAGACAGGAGGCTTCCAGGAGGCACCGCTGGCCTATGATGCCATCTGGGCCTTGGCACTGGCCCTGAACAAGACATCTGGAGGAGGCGGCCGTTCCGGCGTGCGCCTGGAGGACTTCAACTACAACAACCAGACCATTACCGACCAAATCTACCGGGCAATGAACTCCTCGTCCTTTGAGGGTGTCTCT GGCCATGTGGTGTTTGATGCCAGCGGCTCTCGGATGGCATGGACGCTTATCGAGCAGCTTCAGG GTGGCAGCTACAAGAAGATTGGCTACTATGACAGCACCAAGGATGATCTTTCCTGGTCCAAAACAGATAAATGGATTG GAGGGTCCCCCCCAGCTGACCAGACCCTGGTCATCAAGACATTCCGCTTCCTGTCACAGAAACTCTTTATCTCCGTCTCAgttctctccagcctgggcattgtCCTAGCTGTTGTCTGTCTGTCCTTTAACATCTACAACTCACATGTCCG TTATATCCAGAACTCACAGCCCAACCTGAACAACCTGACTGCTGTGGGCTGCTCACTGGCTTTAGCTGCTGTCTTCCCCCTGGGGCTCGATGGTTACCACATTGGGAGGAACCAGTTCCCTTTCGTCTGCCAG CTTTCCCTGACTCTTGTCCCTGTTCTTTCCTTCTAG
- the GABBR1 gene encoding gamma-aminobutyric acid type B receptor subunit 1 isoform X8, whose product MPGAWMLLLLLLAPLFLRPPGAGGVQTPNATSEGCQIIHPPWEGGIRYRGLTRDQVKAINFLPVDYEIEYVCRGEREVVGPKVRKCLANGSWTDMDTPSRCVRICSKSYLTLENGKVFLTGGDLPALDGARVDFRCDPDFHLVGSSRSICSQGQWSTPKPHCQVNRTPHSERRAVYIGALFPMSGGWPGGQACQPAVEMALEDVNSRRDILPDYELKLIHHDSKCDPGQATKYLYELLYNDPIKIILMPGCSSVSTLVAEAARMWNLIVLSYGSSSPALSNRQRFPTFFRTHPSATLHNPTRVKLFEKWGWKKIATIQQTTEVFTSTLDDLEERVKEAGIEITFRQSFFSDPAVPVKNLKRQDARIIVGLFYETEARKVFCEVYKERLFGKKYVWFLIGWYADNWFKIYDPSINCTVDEMTEAVEGHITTEIVMLNPANTRSISNMTSQEFVEKLTKRLKRHPEETGGFQEAPLAYDAIWALALALNKTSGGGGRSGVRLEDFNYNNQTITDQIYRAMNSSSFEGVSGHVVFDASGSRMAWTLIEQLQGGSYKKIGYYDSTKDDLSWSKTDKWIVISRTHSPT is encoded by the exons ATGCCGGGAGCGTGG atgttgctgctgctgctactggcGCCACTCTTCCTCCGCCCCCCGGGCGCGGGCGGGGTGCAGACCCCCAACGCCACCTCAGAAG GTTGCCAGATCATACACCCGCCCTGGGAAGGGGGCATCAGGTACCGGGGCCTGACTCGGGACCAGGTGAAGGCTATCAACTTCCTGCCAGTGGACTATGAGATTGAGTATGTGTGCCGGGGGGAGCGCGAGGTGGTGGGGCCCAAGGTCCGCAAGTGCCTGGCCAACGGCTCCTGGACAGATATGGACACACCCAGCCGCTGTG TCCGAATCTGCTCCAAGTCTTATTTGACCCTGGAAAATGGGAAGGTTTTCCTGACGGGTGGGGACCTCCCAGCTCTGGACGGAGCCCGGGTGGATTTCCGGTGTGACCCCGACTTCCATCTGGTGGGCAGCTCCCGGAGCATCTGTAGTCAGGGCCAGTGGAGCACCCCCAAGCCCCACTGCCAGG TGAATCGAACGCCACACTCAG AACGGCGCGCAGTGTACATCGGGGCACTGTTTCCCATGAGCGGGGGCTGGCCAGGGGGCCAGGCCTGCCAGCCCGCGGTGGAGATGGCGCTGGAGGACGTGAATAGCCGCAGGGACATCCTGCCGGACTATGAGCTCAAGCTCATCCACCACGACAGCAAG TGTGATCCAGGCCAAGCCACCAAGTACCTATATGAGCTGCTCTACAACGACCCTATCAAGATCATCCTTATGCCTGGCTGCAGCTCTGTCTCCACGCTGGTGGCTGAGGCTGCTAGGATGTGGAACCTCATTGTG CTTTCCTATGGCTCCAGCTCACCAGCCCTGTCAAACCGGCAGCGTTTCCCCACTTTCTTCCGAACGCACCCATCAGCCACACTCCACAACCCTACCCGCGTGAAACTCTTTGAAAAGTGGGGCTGGAAGAAGATTGCTACCATCCAGCAGACCACTGAGGTCTTCACTTCG ACTCTGGACGACCTGGAGGAACGAGTGAAGGAGGCTGGAATTGAGATTACTTTCCGCCAGAGTTTCTTCTCAGATCCAGCTGTGCCCGTCAAAAACCTGAAG CGCCAGGATGCCCGAATCATCGTGGGACTTTTCTATGAGACTGAAGCCCGGAAAGTTTTTTGTGAG GTGTACAAGGAGCGTCTCTTTGGGAAGAAGTACGTCTGGTTCCTCATTGGGTGGTATGCTGACAATTGGTTCAAGATCTACGACCCTTCTATCAACTGCACAGTGGATGAGATGACTGAGGCGGTGGAGGGCCACATCACAACTGAGATTGTCATGCTGAATCCTGCCAATACCCGCAGCATTTCCAACATG ACATCCCAGGAATTTGTGGAGAAACTAACCAAGCGACTGAAAAGACACCCTGAGGAGACAGGAGGCTTCCAGGAGGCACCGCTGGCCTATGATGCCATCTGGGCCTTGGCACTGGCCCTGAACAAGACATCTGGAGGAGGCGGCCGTTCCGGCGTGCGCCTGGAGGACTTCAACTACAACAACCAGACCATTACCGACCAAATCTACCGGGCAATGAACTCCTCGTCCTTTGAGGGTGTCTCT GGCCATGTGGTGTTTGATGCCAGCGGCTCTCGGATGGCATGGACGCTTATCGAGCAGCTTCAGG GTGGCAGCTACAAGAAGATTGGCTACTATGACAGCACCAAGGATGATCTTTCCTGGTCCAAAACAGATAAATGGATTG TTATATCCAGAACTCACAGCCCAACCTGA